The following coding sequences lie in one Halorarum halophilum genomic window:
- the thrS gene encoding threonine--tRNA ligase: MSDIAVILPDGSELSVPADATVEDAAYEIGPGLGKDTVAGVVDGELVDKAAPLHDGARLEIVTDQSEEYLDVLRHSAAHVFAQALQRLHPGAKLAIGPPTDDGFYYDVTGVDLDESDFPEIESEMEDIVEADYPIERLEVPREEALESFEDNRFKREILEEEAAGEDPVSFYEQDDWRDLCKGPHVESTGEIGAVKLMSISSAYWRGDEDNDQLTRVYGTAFESEAELTEFLELREEAAERDHRKIGQEMELFSIDETTGPGLPLYHPNGKRILDELADYAKSLNLEAGYDPVETPHLFRTELWKKSGHYDNYVDDMFLLDVNDEEYGLKPMNCPGHATIFDDHSWSYRDLPVRYFEDGKVYRKEQRGELSGLSRVWAFTIDDGHLFVRPDQIEAEINLIIENILTVFETFDLSAHVALATRPEKSVGSDEIWEQAESQLRDVLDSQGMDYDLEPGDGAFYGPKIDFSFEDALGRKWDGPTVQLDFNMPERFELSYTGEDNEDHRPVMIHRALYGSYERFFMVLIEHFDGKFPFWLAPEQVRILPISDENLGYAHRTKNALDDFRVEVEDRDMTIGRKIRAAHDDRVPYMVIVGGDEEEAETISVRDRFENEVNDVDPSEFREHLEAERAEKRVEPDFVDAE; this comes from the coding sequence ATGAGCGACATCGCGGTCATACTGCCGGACGGCTCGGAACTGTCCGTCCCGGCGGACGCGACGGTGGAGGACGCGGCCTACGAGATTGGCCCGGGCCTGGGGAAGGACACGGTGGCCGGCGTCGTCGACGGCGAACTGGTCGACAAGGCCGCGCCGCTCCACGACGGCGCACGGCTCGAGATCGTCACCGACCAGTCCGAGGAGTACCTCGACGTCCTGCGCCACTCGGCGGCCCACGTGTTCGCGCAGGCGCTCCAGCGTCTCCACCCCGGGGCGAAACTGGCCATCGGGCCGCCGACGGACGACGGCTTCTACTACGACGTCACCGGCGTCGACCTCGACGAGTCCGACTTCCCTGAGATCGAGTCAGAGATGGAGGACATCGTCGAGGCGGACTACCCCATCGAGCGGCTGGAGGTGCCCCGGGAGGAAGCGCTGGAGTCCTTCGAGGACAACCGGTTCAAGCGGGAGATCCTGGAGGAGGAGGCAGCCGGCGAGGACCCCGTCTCCTTCTACGAGCAGGACGACTGGCGCGACCTCTGCAAGGGCCCGCACGTCGAGTCCACGGGAGAGATCGGCGCGGTGAAGCTGATGAGCATCTCCTCGGCCTACTGGCGAGGGGACGAGGACAACGACCAGTTGACGCGCGTGTACGGGACGGCGTTCGAGTCCGAAGCTGAGCTGACGGAGTTCCTCGAACTGCGCGAGGAGGCGGCCGAGCGCGACCACCGGAAGATCGGTCAGGAGATGGAGCTCTTCTCCATCGACGAGACGACGGGGCCGGGGCTGCCGCTCTACCACCCGAACGGCAAGCGGATCCTCGACGAACTGGCCGACTACGCCAAGTCGCTCAACCTGGAGGCGGGATACGACCCCGTCGAGACGCCCCACCTGTTCCGGACGGAGCTCTGGAAGAAATCGGGCCACTACGACAACTACGTCGACGACATGTTCCTCCTCGACGTGAACGACGAGGAGTACGGGCTGAAGCCGATGAACTGCCCGGGCCACGCGACCATCTTCGACGACCACTCGTGGAGCTACCGGGACCTCCCCGTCCGCTACTTCGAGGACGGGAAGGTGTACCGCAAGGAACAGCGCGGCGAGCTCTCGGGGCTCTCTCGGGTGTGGGCGTTCACGATCGACGACGGGCACCTGTTCGTCCGCCCCGACCAGATCGAGGCCGAGATCAACCTCATCATCGAGAACATCCTGACGGTGTTCGAGACGTTCGACCTCTCGGCGCACGTCGCCCTCGCGACGCGGCCCGAGAAGTCCGTCGGCAGCGACGAGATCTGGGAGCAGGCCGAGTCACAGCTCCGCGACGTGCTCGACTCGCAGGGGATGGACTACGACCTCGAACCGGGCGACGGCGCGTTTTACGGCCCGAAGATCGACTTCTCGTTCGAGGACGCCCTCGGCCGCAAGTGGGACGGCCCGACGGTCCAGCTGGACTTCAACATGCCCGAGCGGTTCGAACTCTCCTACACGGGCGAGGACAACGAGGACCACCGCCCCGTGATGATCCACCGCGCGCTCTACGGCAGCTACGAGCGCTTCTTCATGGTGCTCATCGAGCACTTCGACGGGAAGTTCCCGTTCTGGCTCGCGCCCGAGCAGGTCCGCATCCTCCCCATCTCGGACGAGAACCTCGGCTACGCCCACCGAACCAAAAACGCACTGGACGACTTCCGCGTCGAGGTCGAGGACCGCGACATGACCATCGGTCGGAAGATCCGCGCGGCCCACGACGACCGCGTCCCGTACATGGTCATCGTCGGCGGCGACGAGGAGGAGGCCGAGACGATCTCCGTACGCGACCGCTTCGAGAACGAGGTTAACGACGTCGACCCGAGCGAGTTCCGCGAACACCTCGAAGCCGAGCGCGCCGAGAAGCGCGTCGAACCGGACTTCGTCGACGCCGAGTAA
- the paaE gene encoding 1,2-phenylacetyl-CoA epoxidase subunit PaaE: protein MTRDDPSTTVGTAAGTTAECPYCGSENTVRDHPKGPGLCRSMHYCEDCQQPFEKFG from the coding sequence ATGACCCGAGACGATCCGAGCACGACGGTCGGGACGGCGGCGGGGACGACCGCCGAGTGTCCGTACTGCGGCTCCGAGAACACGGTCCGGGACCACCCGAAGGGGCCGGGGCTCTGTCGCTCGATGCACTACTGCGAGGACTGTCAGCAGCCGTTCGAGAAGTTCGGTTAG
- a CDS encoding sensor histidine kinase: protein MKRTEPTDEEHARAGRSDWVDFDALRERGEAFSDCGTARSVREALARVLAEELAVDAVGIYHREGDRYRALVRDSNGDSVVVPEFLPGGDSPIAAVVDEGGTHCGGITGDAFGEATEYCVTPLNGDGAVLLLSADPDGFGSEVHAALSMLSGHAEVALGDVEGGTLRRAATAEVRPDVSEEELLEALSHAFPDSAFILDEDGTFLDVLLGIRTIELRPQEELVGRSVGDVHDEREADRIVSAIRAAIGTGDVQRVEYSTGGTDDRAHFEGRVAPLPNVGGRPAAVLVARDVTRRHERERDLRRQNERLEEFAAIVSHDLRNPLNTATGFLELLSEDVDDERIDRIATAHDRMAALIEDLLALARNGRRVTDAAPVDLRTAAEQAWATVSPDGTLEVTGTTTVRADPARFRQVLENLVRNAADHAAPHPTVTIGPLANGEGFYVADDGPGIPGDERTDVFETGYTSIPGGTGLGLAIVERAAEAHGWTVEAHEGEDGGARFEFRGVDVVGGGRAD from the coding sequence ATGAAACGCACAGAGCCGACCGACGAGGAGCACGCGCGCGCCGGCCGGAGCGACTGGGTCGATTTCGACGCGCTCCGGGAGCGGGGAGAGGCCTTCTCGGACTGCGGGACGGCCCGCTCGGTCCGCGAAGCGCTCGCGCGGGTCCTCGCCGAGGAGTTGGCCGTCGACGCGGTCGGCATTTATCACCGCGAGGGGGACCGCTACCGGGCGCTGGTGCGCGATTCGAACGGGGACTCCGTCGTCGTTCCGGAGTTCCTCCCTGGCGGGGACTCCCCCATCGCGGCGGTCGTCGACGAGGGCGGCACCCACTGTGGGGGAATCACCGGGGACGCCTTCGGCGAGGCGACCGAGTACTGCGTCACCCCCCTGAACGGCGACGGCGCGGTGCTGCTGCTCTCTGCGGACCCCGACGGGTTCGGCTCGGAGGTGCACGCCGCGCTCTCGATGCTCTCCGGGCACGCCGAGGTGGCCCTCGGCGACGTGGAGGGCGGGACGCTTCGGCGGGCGGCCACCGCGGAGGTGAGACCGGACGTCTCTGAGGAGGAGCTCCTGGAGGCGCTCTCCCACGCCTTCCCCGACTCCGCGTTCATCCTCGACGAGGACGGCACGTTCCTCGACGTGCTGCTGGGGATCAGGACGATCGAGTTGCGCCCCCAGGAGGAACTCGTCGGGCGGAGCGTCGGCGACGTCCACGACGAGCGTGAGGCCGACAGGATCGTCTCGGCGATCCGCGCCGCGATCGGAACCGGCGACGTCCAGCGCGTCGAGTACTCGACGGGGGGGACGGACGACCGGGCACACTTCGAGGGACGGGTCGCGCCGCTCCCGAACGTCGGCGGGCGACCTGCGGCCGTACTCGTCGCCCGCGACGTCACTCGACGCCACGAGCGCGAGCGCGACCTCCGCCGGCAGAACGAGCGCCTGGAGGAGTTCGCCGCCATCGTCAGCCACGACCTCCGGAACCCGCTCAACACCGCGACCGGCTTCCTCGAACTCCTCTCGGAGGACGTGGACGACGAGCGGATCGATCGGATCGCGACCGCCCACGACCGGATGGCCGCGCTCATCGAGGACCTGCTCGCGCTGGCCCGAAACGGCCGCCGGGTGACTGACGCGGCCCCCGTCGACCTACGCACGGCCGCGGAGCAGGCCTGGGCGACCGTCTCGCCCGACGGGACCCTCGAGGTCACGGGGACGACGACGGTCCGGGCGGACCCAGCCCGGTTCAGACAGGTGCTCGAGAACCTGGTCCGAAACGCCGCGGACCACGCCGCCCCGCATCCGACGGTGACGATCGGACCGCTCGCGAACGGCGAGGGCTTCTACGTCGCCGACGACGGGCCGGGGATCCCGGGCGACGAACGTACCGACGTGTTCGAGACCGGCTACACCTCGATCCCAGGCGGGACGGGACTCGGCCTCGCCATCGTCGAGCGCGCCGCGGAGGCGCACGGCTGGACGGTCGAGGCGCACGAGGGCGAGGACGGCGGCGCGCGCTTCGAGTTCCGCGGCGTCGACGTGGTCGGGGGCGGCCGGGCGGACTGA
- a CDS encoding tRNA uridine(34) 5-carboxymethylaminomethyl modification radical SAM/GNAT enzyme Elp3 codes for MSGATSQEPEEEPEDPEAFQRVCEALVGRILDGDLDREGLESAKLEACSEFSAPKVPKNSDVLRYAPDDRRDEVQEVVRRKPVRTASGVSPIAIMTSPHMCPHGKCLYCPGGPASEFSSSQSYTGHEPAAARGKQNDYDPYGQVTLRLEQLRHIGHPVDKAELILMGGTMTARSHDYQEWFVKRALQAMNEYDVDSEPNPAEGRSFAQEPGAYDFEYLEDVKARNESADVRCIGITFETKPDWCDPEQVDRMLRLGGTKVEVGVQTTYERVNREMHRGHGSQASVDANRRLRDAAFKVGFHMMPGQPGMTAEMCREDFRELFANPDWRPDYLKIYPTLVVRGTRVYDQWRRDDFEPLDNESAADIVADAMNEIPKYCRLQRVQRDIPADFIDAGVWKSNLRQLAEQRAEEKGYELRDIRAREVGHNEADPDPDDVELDVLRYESGGGVEHFVSFEDAERDLLVGFCRLRFPSYSHAAPGAGPDADDDPVRRELADAALVRELHVYGSPATFDDDPSDGAEADGDWQHRGYGRRLVREAEDIAADAGFEKLSIISGLGVRGYYREKLGYHQDGPFVSRRL; via the coding sequence ATGAGCGGCGCCACGTCCCAGGAACCCGAGGAGGAGCCGGAGGACCCGGAAGCGTTCCAGCGGGTCTGTGAGGCGCTCGTGGGCCGCATCCTCGACGGCGACCTCGACCGCGAGGGGCTCGAATCCGCCAAGCTGGAGGCCTGCTCGGAGTTCTCCGCGCCGAAGGTACCGAAGAACTCGGACGTCCTCCGGTACGCCCCGGACGACCGGCGCGACGAGGTGCAGGAGGTCGTCCGGCGAAAGCCCGTCCGGACGGCTTCAGGCGTCTCGCCGATCGCGATCATGACCTCGCCGCACATGTGCCCGCACGGGAAGTGCCTCTACTGTCCCGGTGGGCCGGCCTCGGAGTTCTCGAGCAGCCAGAGCTACACCGGCCACGAGCCGGCCGCCGCACGCGGGAAGCAGAACGACTACGACCCGTACGGGCAGGTCACCCTCCGGCTCGAACAGCTCCGACACATCGGCCACCCCGTCGACAAGGCGGAGCTCATCCTGATGGGCGGGACGATGACCGCGCGGTCGCACGACTACCAGGAGTGGTTCGTGAAGCGCGCGCTCCAGGCGATGAACGAGTACGACGTCGATTCGGAACCGAACCCCGCCGAGGGGCGCTCGTTCGCCCAGGAGCCCGGCGCCTACGACTTCGAGTACCTGGAGGACGTGAAGGCGCGAAACGAGTCCGCGGACGTGCGCTGCATCGGCATCACGTTCGAGACGAAGCCGGACTGGTGTGACCCCGAACAGGTCGATCGGATGCTCAGACTCGGCGGGACGAAGGTGGAGGTCGGCGTCCAGACGACCTACGAGCGTGTGAACCGCGAGATGCACCGCGGCCACGGCAGCCAGGCGTCGGTGGACGCGAACCGCCGGCTGCGCGACGCCGCGTTCAAGGTCGGCTTCCACATGATGCCCGGCCAGCCCGGCATGACAGCCGAGATGTGCCGGGAGGATTTCCGGGAGCTGTTCGCCAACCCCGACTGGCGGCCCGACTACCTGAAGATCTACCCGACGCTCGTCGTCCGCGGCACGCGCGTCTACGACCAGTGGCGCCGTGACGACTTCGAGCCGCTCGACAACGAGTCGGCCGCCGACATCGTCGCCGACGCGATGAACGAGATCCCCAAGTACTGCCGGCTCCAGCGCGTCCAGCGCGACATCCCGGCCGACTTCATCGACGCGGGGGTCTGGAAGTCCAACCTCCGCCAGCTCGCCGAGCAGCGGGCCGAGGAGAAGGGGTACGAACTCCGCGACATCAGGGCCCGCGAGGTGGGCCACAACGAGGCCGATCCGGACCCCGACGACGTGGAACTCGACGTGCTGCGGTACGAGTCCGGCGGCGGCGTCGAGCACTTCGTCTCCTTCGAGGACGCAGAACGGGACCTCCTCGTCGGCTTCTGTCGCCTGCGCTTCCCCTCCTACTCGCACGCTGCCCCCGGCGCCGGCCCCGACGCGGACGACGACCCGGTCCGACGCGAACTCGCCGACGCCGCGCTCGTGCGGGAACTCCACGTGTACGGCTCGCCGGCGACGTTCGACGACGACCCGAGCGACGGTGCTGAAGCCGACGGCGACTGGCAGCACCGGGGGTACGGCCGGCGGCTCGTCCGCGAGGCGGAGGACATCGCCGCCGACGCGGGGTTCGAGAAGCTCTCGATTATCTCCGGGCTCGGGGTCCGCGGCTACTACCGGGAGAAGCTGGGCTACCACCAGGACGGGCCGTTCGTCAGCCGGCGGCTGTAG
- a CDS encoding Zn-dependent hydrolase gives MDIPVDADRLRADIEANAAFGDVDADEGRGRTVLCGSDANRRARERFVDGLEDAGLDVTIDAVGNIAGTWTPDSADPDADPVAAGSHLDSVPEGGIFDGPLGAYAALEAVRAMQDAGVDPARPVEVVSFTEEEGQRFADGLLGSSVAVGERSAEEALALTDDEGTTLESALDGIGFRGEGVLDASEWDAWYELHVEQDTTLERAGVPVGVVTTITGITHCEVEIEGEANHAGATSMGERTDALAAAAEFVLDVESAANDVVGASSESAVGTVGSLTVSPNATNVVPGRVEAGVDVRDVEYGSMETIVAAARDSLDRLERERGVEADLSRPFDLTPTPMSDRLRAAAHDAGEAAGIDTVDLHSGAAHDTMYVADVTDAALLFAPSRGGISHNSREWTDWDDCAAATRVMAGAMADVATE, from the coding sequence ATGGACATTCCGGTGGACGCGGACCGGCTCCGCGCCGATATCGAGGCCAACGCCGCGTTCGGCGACGTCGACGCGGACGAGGGCCGCGGCCGCACCGTGCTCTGTGGAAGCGACGCCAACCGACGGGCCCGCGAGCGGTTCGTCGACGGACTCGAGGACGCCGGCCTCGACGTGACCATCGACGCCGTCGGCAATATCGCGGGGACGTGGACCCCGGATTCGGCCGACCCGGACGCCGACCCCGTCGCCGCGGGCAGCCACCTCGACTCCGTCCCCGAGGGCGGCATCTTCGACGGTCCGCTCGGCGCCTACGCCGCGCTGGAAGCGGTCCGGGCGATGCAGGACGCGGGCGTCGATCCGGCCCGTCCGGTCGAGGTCGTCTCGTTCACCGAGGAGGAGGGCCAGCGGTTCGCGGACGGCCTGCTCGGCTCGTCGGTGGCGGTCGGCGAGCGCTCCGCCGAGGAGGCGCTCGCCCTGACGGACGACGAGGGAACCACGCTTGAGTCGGCGCTCGACGGGATCGGCTTTCGCGGCGAGGGCGTCCTCGACGCGAGCGAGTGGGATGCATGGTACGAACTCCACGTCGAACAGGACACGACGCTGGAGCGCGCCGGCGTCCCGGTCGGCGTCGTCACGACCATCACGGGCATCACTCACTGCGAGGTCGAGATCGAGGGCGAGGCGAACCACGCGGGCGCGACGTCGATGGGCGAGCGGACGGACGCGCTCGCCGCCGCGGCCGAGTTCGTGCTCGACGTCGAGTCGGCGGCGAACGACGTGGTCGGGGCCAGCAGCGAGTCGGCGGTCGGAACCGTCGGCTCGTTGACCGTCTCCCCGAACGCGACGAACGTCGTGCCGGGCCGCGTCGAGGCGGGCGTCGACGTGCGCGACGTGGAGTACGGGTCGATGGAGACGATCGTCGCTGCGGCGCGCGACTCGCTCGACCGACTGGAGCGCGAGCGGGGCGTCGAGGCCGACCTCTCGCGACCGTTCGACCTGACCCCGACGCCGATGAGCGACCGCCTCCGCGCGGCCGCACACGACGCCGGGGAGGCCGCGGGGATCGACACGGTGGACCTCCACTCCGGCGCCGCCCACGACACGATGTACGTCGCGGACGTGACCGACGCCGCGTTGCTGTTCGCCCCCTCGCGCGGCGGGATCAGCCACAACTCCCGCGAGTGGACGGACTGGGACGACTGCGCCGCCGCGACCCGGGTGATGGCCGGCGCGATGGCCGACGTGGCGACCGAGTAG
- a CDS encoding ZIP family metal transporter, whose amino-acid sequence MADQLFVDLVGTNPLVQALVGGLVIAGMNLLGASLVLVYRNPTERALDGALGFAAGVMLAASFTSLIVPGIEATEVIVPGVPATGLLNPVPVLVGLVLGVVLLDQADHWVPHVHVLITGRRRTDQTVTESGVASVILFIVAITIHNMPEGLAVGVGFGSGDISNALALMLAIGIQNIPEGLAVSVAAINAGFDRKTYAVLTGIRSGLVEIPLVMIGAVAVSFAAPILPYAMGFAAGGMLFVISDEILPETHARGHERLATLGTMAGVVVMLYLDVALAA is encoded by the coding sequence ATGGCCGACCAGCTGTTCGTCGATCTCGTCGGGACGAACCCGCTCGTCCAGGCGCTCGTCGGCGGCCTCGTCATCGCCGGGATGAACCTCCTCGGCGCCTCGCTGGTGCTCGTCTACCGGAACCCCACCGAGCGCGCGCTCGACGGCGCGCTGGGGTTCGCCGCGGGGGTGATGCTCGCGGCGTCGTTCACGAGCCTCATCGTCCCCGGCATCGAGGCGACCGAGGTCATCGTCCCCGGCGTCCCCGCGACGGGGCTACTCAACCCGGTCCCCGTGCTCGTCGGCCTCGTGCTCGGCGTCGTCCTCCTCGACCAGGCCGACCACTGGGTCCCCCACGTCCACGTCCTCATCACCGGCCGGCGGCGGACCGACCAGACCGTCACGGAGTCGGGCGTCGCCTCGGTCATCCTCTTCATCGTCGCGATCACCATCCACAACATGCCCGAGGGGCTCGCGGTCGGCGTCGGGTTCGGCTCGGGCGACATCTCGAACGCCCTCGCGCTGATGCTCGCCATCGGCATCCAGAACATCCCCGAGGGACTGGCCGTGTCGGTCGCCGCCATCAACGCGGGATTCGACCGCAAGACGTACGCCGTGCTCACGGGCATCCGATCGGGGCTCGTCGAGATCCCCCTGGTCATGATCGGCGCCGTCGCGGTGTCGTTCGCCGCGCCGATCCTCCCCTACGCGATGGGCTTTGCCGCCGGCGGGATGCTGTTCGTCATCTCCGACGAGATCCTCCCCGAGACGCACGCCCGGGGACACGAGCGGCTGGCGACGCTCGGGACGATGGCCGGCGTCGTGGTGATGCTGTATCTGGACGTCGCGTTGGCCGCCTGA